The following are encoded together in the Bombus pyrosoma isolate SC7728 linkage group LG17, ASM1482585v1, whole genome shotgun sequence genome:
- the LOC122576924 gene encoding uncharacterized protein LOC122576924, whose amino-acid sequence MARSNTHSRYGSVNRCFSLPFYMDSLFWRTLKNNIQPRTSIRIETIRRIMPVARHQAYAQDGLSSRVQWDGRPFTSAIESSVKCHDTSNWVEMLSIVLFGIRTAIEEDLNATAAEMVYRTEIRLPAEFFVPKKKYPQPIWYGKKFLSSANSCRYAIYSCVTTSSEVPSNHPTTDHARNVTVSIDPIKPTFVVPDDMKRQSAENRDALMPSEIQIERNDGRTCTSDENAKNMYVTRADMRVRFPDRLQAGFG is encoded by the exons ATGGCCCGAAGCAATACCCATAGCCGATATGGAAGCGTCAACCGTTGCTTCAGCCTTCCTTTCTACATGGATAGCTTGTTTTGGCGTACCCTTAAAAATAACATCCAACCAAGAACATCAATTCGAATCGAAACTATTCGAAGAATTATGCCGGTTGCTCGGCATCAAGCATATGCGCAAGACGGTCTATCATCCCGCGTCCAATGGGATGGTAGACCGTTTACATCGGCAATTGAAAGCAGCGTCAAATGTCATGACACGAGCAACTGGGTCGAAATgttatcgatcgttttatttGGAATTCGAACAGCCATTGAGGAGGATCTGAATGCAACGGCTGCCGAAATGGTTTACCGCACTGAAATACGATTGCCAGCGGAATTTTTTGTACCCAAGAAAAAATACCCACAACCGATATGGTATGGGAAAAAGTTTTTATCTTCTGCGAACTCGTGTCGTTACGCTATATATTCTTGCGTAACGACGTCGTCCGAAGTCCCATCCAACCATCCTACGACGGACCATGCAAG aaatgtGACAGTCTCCATAGATCCTATAAAACCCACCTTCGTCGTACCCGACGACATGAAGCGACAAAGCGCCGAAAACCGCGACGCGTTAATGCCGTCCGAAATTCAAATCGAGCGGAACGATGGGCGGACATGTACAAGCGACGAAAACGCGAAAAATATGTACGTTACGCGCGCGGACATGAGAGTCCGCTTTCCTGATCGGTTACAGGCAGGTTTCGGATAA